Proteins from a single region of Flavobacterium sp. K5-23:
- the accC gene encoding acetyl-CoA carboxylase biotin carboxylase subunit → MFKKILIANRGEIALRVIRTCKEMGIKTVAVYSTADAESLHVRFADEAVCIGPPPSNLSYLKMSNIIAAAEITNADAIHPGYGFLSENSKFSKICQEHGIKFIGASPEMIDRMGDKASAKATMKEAGVPCVPGSEGILESFEQAQQIAKEFGYPVMLKATAGGGGKGMRAVMKEEDLLKSWESARQESAAAFGNDGMYLEKLIEEPRHIEIQVVGDSYGKACHLSERDCSVQRRHQKLTEETPSPFMTDELRQKMGDAAVKAAEFIKYEGAGTVEFLVDKHRNFYFMEMNTRIQVEHPITEQVIDYDLIREQILVAAGVPISGKNYLPQLHAIECRINAEDPYNDFRPSPGKITTLHLPGGHGIRLDTHVYSGYTIPPNYDSMIAKLITTAQTREEAISKMRRALDEFVIEGIKTTIPFHRQLMDDPRYISGDYTTAFMDTFKMNDLD, encoded by the coding sequence ATGTTTAAAAAAATATTAATTGCAAATAGGGGAGAAATTGCGCTTCGCGTAATCAGAACTTGCAAAGAAATGGGCATAAAAACGGTAGCTGTTTATTCTACTGCGGATGCAGAGAGTTTACATGTTAGGTTTGCTGACGAAGCGGTTTGTATTGGACCACCTCCCAGTAATTTGTCCTATTTGAAAATGTCAAATATAATTGCTGCTGCAGAAATTACTAATGCAGATGCAATTCATCCAGGTTACGGATTTCTTTCTGAAAATTCTAAATTTTCAAAAATATGTCAAGAACACGGAATTAAATTTATTGGTGCTTCTCCAGAAATGATTGACAGAATGGGGGATAAAGCTTCGGCTAAAGCCACTATGAAAGAAGCAGGTGTGCCATGTGTACCAGGTTCTGAAGGTATTTTGGAATCATTCGAACAGGCTCAGCAAATTGCAAAAGAATTTGGATATCCTGTAATGCTAAAAGCCACTGCTGGTGGTGGAGGTAAAGGAATGCGTGCTGTAATGAAAGAAGAAGACTTGTTGAAATCATGGGAAAGCGCTCGTCAAGAATCTGCTGCTGCCTTTGGTAATGACGGGATGTATCTTGAAAAATTAATTGAAGAGCCACGTCATATTGAAATCCAGGTAGTTGGTGATTCATACGGTAAAGCTTGTCACCTTTCTGAAAGAGATTGTTCTGTACAAAGACGTCATCAAAAACTGACTGAAGAAACTCCTTCTCCATTCATGACTGATGAATTACGTCAAAAAATGGGTGATGCCGCTGTAAAAGCAGCTGAGTTTATTAAATATGAAGGTGCAGGTACGGTAGAATTTTTGGTTGATAAACACCGTAATTTCTACTTTATGGAAATGAATACTCGTATTCAAGTTGAGCATCCTATTACCGAACAAGTAATAGATTATGACTTGATTAGAGAGCAAATCCTTGTTGCGGCTGGTGTGCCAATTTCAGGTAAAAATTATTTACCTCAATTGCATGCTATTGAATGTCGTATCAATGCCGAAGATCCTTATAATGATTTCCGCCCTTCACCAGGAAAAATCACTACTCTTCATTTGCCAGGAGGACATGGTATCCGTTTAGATACGCATGTTTATTCAGGATATACAATTCCGCCTAACTATGACTCTATGATCGCTAAATTAATTACTACTGCACAAACACGTGAAGAAGCAATTAGTAAGATGAGAAGAGCTTTGGACGAATTTGTTATTGAAGGTATCAAAACAACAATTCCTTTCCATAGACAGTTAATGGATGATCCTCGTTATATTTCAGGAGATTACACAACTGCTTTTATGGATACATTTAAAATGAATGATCTAGACTAA